The window GTCCAATATAGAAAAATCCACAGGTAAAGAGGAGTAATCAGGCGTCATGGTGGTTGCATCACTCTTGATAACTGTCTTAATGCAAGCAACCCACCCTCCTTTTGTGCTATCTCATCCCTAAGATGAATGACAATTGGTGTTTCATCAAAGGGAGTCATCGGAGGCACATCAGGAACAATGCCAATATCTGGTTCATCTCTAACAATAAACTTTGAAACATCAGCCCTCACTATATCCTTCGGTGGAGAACAATCAAGCACCCTTTCAATAGGTTCCATGAAAGCTCTAATATAACGTAGATATGATAAATGGTCATCGAGTTGGGCATTAATGGTGTCTAGAAATTTACCATGATTGGTAGCAGTTTTTGGAAGGCGGTCGTTCCCTCCTTCATCTCCATGTTCCTTCTCAAGCTTATCTCCTAGACACACTTCTTGGAAAGTGGTTCCCTGGATTTTCTCCCGTCGCTCGATTATATCCTCGGAATCTTTTATGAGGTTATGTTCCTGCAACATAGAGGCTTGGGAAGCGCCAGTTCGCTTCTCGTAATCTTTAATAAAAAGGGTATTATGGAGATTGTTAGTAATACACCATTTATGAATACTCTCCAATAAACCCATATGTTTCAAGACCCATTCATGTTGTAGAGAGAGCTCCTTCACCCTATTCATCACTTCTAATGTTCTGTAAACGAGCATTAGTTCCTCGACATATTCAACACATTCAGATGGAAGGCATTTATGGTTGTATGATGCTATAAAAGGGATAGGGTGGAATTTGCAGTTGCAGGTCATATGGAAAATGGAGTTACAAACAAGATAACATAAGTATAGCTTCAGCGATAATATCCAATGCCTCCAATTTTTCACCCACTTCAATACCTTAAGTTAAATGTCTGTGTTGAGCGTAAATTGTTCCTCTCTCTTCGATTTGTTTCATTGCAGCCATCCTAGTGCCTGCAGAATACATCTCAAAGcaattttttggtattttcagTTAAATAGAAACAAACATAAATAAACTATATGTGAGCGGGGTAAGTAATAACCAAGCTCTATGCtacccggaaacggcgccagacaATGCTTGATGACCTGCAAGTGCACAGGGTTGTTGTAGCACTTTCGTGATAAGTGAAGTGTCGAACCCACAGGGAGGAAATAGTAAGGAATTACAAACCCTGCAACTACGCTATCACTTACGTAGTAACGTACGCACCCAAACCGTAGTTTGAAAATAGCCTATTACAGTAGGTTGCTAGGAAGACAAATAAAAAGGGTGGTGTTTACTAAAGTACAAACAAGAAATAAAAGGCAGAAAAATAAGAGACTAAACTACATGAAACGGTGCTTGAGTTGTAAACATTCTCGAGGGAATTGGAGCCATCACCACAAGTATGATGCCGGCAACACATGATAAACATAGCTATCTATTTGTATCACTAAGGCACTTGTATATGATCTCTCATGGGCAGAGCCAATAAAATACGCATCCCCAATCCGGTTACCGCGTACACTCATGCCACCACTGTGCTTCCCCACTCCGGTTATCACAACGGTAATTAAGGGGAGTGAACGCGCCATGGTCACGGCCGCTGGAGCACAACACATCAAGGGATAAAGTGGACCAACTAATGAGGAGCAAGATCCCCAAGACGCACAGAGCAACATCAGCTTGATAGAGAAGCAAACCTCCAACACAAAGGCCACATCTTGGCGGAGATGACACACTGGCTTGCTGGAACACATACGATGGCATAAAAAGCCAACCACAGGACGGCATGGAAGACACACGGGGGCTACGGGAGGCCAGTTCCCATGAGGTGACGACGAAAACAGGAAGAACCAAAGTTGAGGATGTTGCTGGTATGAATGACGCCTCGCCAGTGACGACTCCGTaggtggcggcgacgaacggaaACTAGGGTTCGTTCGGTGTCATACCATGTTCAAATATCGTGCAAGACAAAGTGTTGGCTGAACACAGATTCTGTATTGAGAGGAAGGACAAGTAAGAGGGTAACATGGGCCTAGGCCTTACACGATTCTCCACCGTTTCAAGAGTTCAAGGCAGCTGGACCAAGTTGTGGAAGACTTTGGTCGCTTCGAAGCTTAAAGTTTTCCTATAGCGGATGGCTCAATGCTCGCTACCAACCTCAGATTTGCTATGTCACTGCAACATGTCGTCTAATTCTAGATGTGCAATCTGCGGAGATGAAGATTCCTGGATGCGTTCGCTGCTCCACTGCATTATGGTGCGGTGCGTATGGGCGCTTTCCGGCCAAGAGCTACTGGAACACATGCTAGCAACATCCGAATCATGCACAGAGCTGGCTCTTTGTGATGAAGGACTCGTTCTCACATGTAGATTTTATGAAACTCACTGTCACATTATGGGCAATATGGTCAGTGCAGCGCAAGCTAATCCATGAAGGAGAACACCAAAGTCCTTTGTCTACTCACTTATTTATCAACAGGTTTTTGAAGGATTTGGAGCTGGCCTCGCCTATACAGGCAACCCGGGTTCAACGACCGACATCAATCCAGCAGGTTCGCAGGTTCGAACGTGGATTCCTCCTCCACATGAATGCTGCAAACTAAATGTAGATGTCGCTGTATGCAAGAATGCGCAAGTTGGGGCGGTCAGTGCGGTCTGCCGAAACAAACATGTAACTTACCTTGGTTCCTCAGCGCTAAAATTCCATGGATTGACTTATCCGAATATACTTGAAGCTCTGGTATGCAGAGAAGGATTAACACTAGCAAAAGATTTGGTGATTCAACGTCCACGTGTGGCCTCGGACTGCAACAATGTTGTCAGCGACATCAACACAAGTACTCTGGGGATCATCGCTCCTATGGTGAAGGAGATTAATGAGACCGCTGAAGATTTTTAATTATGTTCTTATGTCCATGAAGGCCGTCTGACCAATATGGATGCACATCACCTAGCTAGACATGCTTTACATTTAGATGAGGAACGCCACGTGTGGCTTTTACACCCTTTTGATATATGCGCAGTAATTCCTGTAAAAGTTTTAGTTGAGCAATAAAGTAAACCATGTTtctcctcaaaaaaaaaaaaacctcCAGCGTAGAGCGCCGAACCTATATGATACCTTATGTGTACAGCCATTTACATTTCGGTGGCATCTACACATCTCCATACACACCACATACGTGCTGTCAGAAAAATAACCATGACACATTCCACCTTGGGTATATTCAACCAACCAAACACATGCATCCAGAACCGTTTCATTATACTTCACTTGATGCCTCCAACTCGAACGGGACCTACAGAACGCTTTGCAGCATATATCAACACAAAAAACTTACTGCGCATATGTATCGGCCACTAGGAACACACTAGCAAAACCCCCCTGTCGCCGCGCACATAATGTTTCACACACCTCACGAAAACCAGAAGGCCAAAGCAATCGCATGCTAGCTAGTAGAATGCTAGCTGGTGGTCTCGAAGTGGCAGAGCCTGTTCGCCGCCAGCTTGGTCCGGTACGCCGAGGCCTTGTACTCCCGCCATGTGAACTCCCTGTACCGGCTGCGCCCGCCTTCCCCGACGAGCTGCGGCAGCGGCGCCAGCGTCTCCCGCGGCGGCGGGCCGCCGAAGAAGATCACCGACACCCGCGGCCGGGCGCTGTTCACCATCACCCGGTGCCTCACGCTCCGGAACCTCCCGTTCGTCAGTACCTGCGCGTACGTTTACTCGTATCATCAGAAAACGAAACGAATCATCGAACAAACGAGGCATATGGAACAGCTAGCTGGGATTTACACATGAGAACGAAACAAAAGGCTTTGCCATCTAtgatcttttttttcttcttctcaaaGTTTGTATACCCTAGAGCAACTCCAGCAGAGAAACCATATCTTCTGGATCATCTGAAAAAGGCCACTCTAGCAGAGTTGTCATCCCGCTCTTGATCACCACAATTTTGAAAGAGCGTTCCGAAACGAATCCGCAAGGTTCTATATTTGACGTTTGTGGGGGGTATTTGGAGCCCGCCCCATCCAGAAAACGGCTTCACAATTGGCAGTGTCAACTCTATGTGCCGCCATCATCATGGTCATCATTGTACTATGCGCCCTGAGATTTCACGTGTAGGCAAGCTTGCCGTGTGTCCGTACAATTACCGGTGTCAACTCTCCGTGCCGCCACCATCATTGTACTATTATCTGTAGTGAGAATTAATCGTGTAGGGTTGCTAGCTGTATGCTTTACATGCTATGGTATTGAATAATGGCTTTCAGATTCCCCTGTTCGACAAAACTGACTAGGCATGGACATCATGGTTCCCTGTAAGGCCGGGATTTCCATGTGGAAATGGAGAAATGACACTTTGACACCCACACGATCCACTACAGTAGCACGGCCCCGTCCCATCCCAATGGACAGCTGAACATCGTGCTAAGCAATTTCTTATTTTATTACTCTATATATCTAAAAAATACTAGCAATGCTGAGAAATATGGCGTGGACCCAAACACAGGGAGGGAGCTAAGAATTATGGTGTAGTACCTGCAAGGCGTCGCCAACGTTGACGAAGAAGGAAGTGTGGTCCGGCGGCACAGAGACCCAGGCGCCGTCGCGCAGCGCGATCTCGAGGCCGGAGGTGGCGTTGGAGCGGAGCACGGAGATGATCTGGGGGTCGGTGTGCTCGCCGAACCCGGTGACCCTGCCGCCACCGCCGTGCTGCTGCAGGAGCTTCAGCTCGGGGCGCGGCGGGTAGTGGTTCACCCGCAGCATCGAGTCGCTTTCCTTgtgcaggaccagcctcgtgaacGCGTCCCTGTCGTCCATGCCCAGGCCCTCCGCCATCAGCTCTAGCACCTGGCAGGTCATCCTCCTCACGACCTCCGTGTACTCGTTCAGAAGGTCGCTGCAGACACAAGAAAAAAAAATCAACTCGTGTCAGCGTCTGTGACTCAGTGCAACATGATTTGACCTTTGCTCCAAAGACAGGATTTAATTAATTTTGCTACAAGCTGGATATATATAGTATAACACGTTTTGTATAACATAAACGTTTTGCATACGGCGTCACATTGTAATTAACTTGTAGCCCAACATTATTATAACAGATGTCGCTGGCACTTCTTCTCGACGTTTGGGTGCCATGTCATGCCATGCCGTGCGAGCGATAGCAGTGGGCACGGGAAAAAGGATCGTCGATGAAGATGGCGGGAAAGGGGTCATTATTCAAGGCCAACTCGACGTAGGCCACGAAACCTGGGGCTGCACACGTGCACGTGCACGCGAGACGGCGAAAAAGaggagaaaagaaaagaaagactCGGTCGATGGAACAACGCGAAAACAAAGCTTCCAACAGTGCCCGGCCGGCAAGCCAGCTCAAAGTTTTATATCATTTCCACTTTTTCAGCACCTTTCTGCAGAATAAAACGTTTTtggaagaaaaaaaataaagagtGAGAAGTTGGATAAGAAGAGTGAGTAAGCGAGCGACTGATGAGCTGCTTAGCAAAGTTGACACGTACGCACGTAACCGGTAATGGCACCGAGATACTACTGCACTAGTATATAATATTATTATATACTAGTGCAGTAGTTGGCAGAGCTAGAAATGCAGATTCTCTACTGTGTTCATGCACGTGTTATTTGCGACGCATCTATTCActagccagccagccagccgCCTTGTGTTCATGAGTTGAAGTAGATCTAATCTTATGAGAGAAACAGAGGGAGGTGAGGTCCATGGGACGAAAAGGCAAAAGGTGAGGAGAGATGGGGAGTGGCTACATTCCAGCTTGCAGAATGACCTGTAGTCTTTGTTTGGTCAGACAATCTCGGCGTAATGACCTGTAAGTCTTTGTTTGGCCAGACGAGTgtttgacaaaaaactaccacaattGGGGTCGGCGTCCCACAGAACTACCACTTTAAAAATGTTGATCGAAAACTACCGTTTTTTTAATTTGTCCCTAAAAACTACCAGTTTCAGTTGATGATGGTTTTAGACGATTTAAACAGAAAACTGACAAAACTGGCCCATCCATCAGGGCTGATGTGGCTGAAAAGTCAATGCCAGGGGAGACTCGCCATTGCGCCACCCGCGCTGCAGATCGACGCCGCCGGACCCGTCCCCCCGTCTCGCCGCCGTCCAGGTCGTCCTCGGCCTCCGGCTCACCACCGACTACCTTTCGGAGCGTGACGGGGCCGAAGACCTCCATCCCGTCCCTCCCGCGCGAGATCCCAATCCCGATCCCGATCCCAGCAGCGGCGCCGGGGGCGGGTCAGATCCTACTCATCAGGAGGCCATGCCCCGCGAGCTGGGCAGGAGACCGAGTTGGACGGGAGAGAGGCGGACGGCAAGGCCGCGGGCTAGGGGTTGGCGTGGTGGAGGGTGGAGGAGGAGATCTGAAGCAACCCAACGAACGACGGGGCGGTGGCTGGTTGCGGTCGGGCCGGACCTGACGGAGGGGCGGTGGCTAGTCGCGGTCGGGCCGGACCTGACGGAGGGTGGAGGACGACCGACAAGCAGCAAGGGCTCGCCGCGATGGAGGACGCCTCGCCGGGCAGCAAGGAGCTGGCGGCCATGGTGGAGGCGGCAACGGCGGCGAGCGTGGAGCTGGACGCGGCACACCGGCTCTTGTTCGCCCGGGAGGCACCCCGTGTGCCCGGGAAGAAGGCCTCCCTTCGAGCTGGAGCTCGTGGTCAGCGGCAAGGAGCAGCAGCACCACGGCTCCGGCCTCCCTCTAGCCTCCGGCGATGACCGCCGGGGAGCCGGGATGCACAGAAGCTGTTTGTGAAAATGCCAAAAAAGATGaagaaaggaggaagaagaatgaTGTGTGGGTCCCACCTGTAATAACGGTCAACTGAACGGTCAACTTGTTTAAATCGTTTAAACTGGCTATTAtctgaaagtggtagtttttagtCACAAAATTAAGAATTTTTGATAGTTTTCGGTCACTTTTTAAAAAGTAGTAGTTCCGTAGGACCAAAACCCTAATGATAGTTTTTTATCAAGCACTCTTGGGCAGACACATGTTTTATTGAGCCTGTATTAAGGCAACGGGGACCAGTCCATGATACTGCTCGCTCGCCTCCCTTTTCTCTTTCGTTTCTTTTATATACTACCAACAAAAGCCGTTTCTTTAGAGGCTCTTGGAAATGCTCTTTTACCAACAATCTGCTAACGCGTATTAATCGATTTCCCTTTAATTAGTACTACGTGGTTAATCATCACTACAATAACGTGTCGTAGATAAAAAGATCTTCCTGGTACGTGCACGCTGCAAGCTGGAGTAATTATCAATTCAATTCAAGGGTGCACTCACCGGAAAGAGCAGAGCGACGCCGACGGCACCACCCCTTCGGGCACGGACAATGGCCCGCCGGTCGCCGCGGTGACACCGAGCAGGAGATACTCGACCCACCCGAGGTCGCCGTTGTTGCCTATCCGCTTGCTTGCGTAGCCGAACGGACTGCCTGGCGTCGCGTAGCCGAACGGACTGCCTGGCGTCGCGGCCGACATCGCCGCCTCCTTGTCCCGCTGCGAGAGCGCgaagaaggcggcggcggcgttctCGACGCGCGCCAGGAGCTCTGCCGGCACGCCGTGGCCCGTCACCTTGAAGAACCCGTGCTCCTCGCACGCCGCCGCCACAGCGCGCGCGGCGGCCGCCCGTCCCTCAgagccgcgacccgccacggcaAGGTCGACCTCCGGCACGTCGGCCAGCGGCGGCGCCGTCTTGTGCACGGCCGGGAGCGCGATCTGCTCCAGCTCGCCCTTGGCAAGAACCACCATGG is drawn from Aegilops tauschii subsp. strangulata cultivar AL8/78 chromosome 1, Aet v6.0, whole genome shotgun sequence and contains these coding sequences:
- the LOC109759536 gene encoding gibberellin 2-beta-dioxygenase 3, coding for MVVLAKGELEQIALPAVHKTAPPLADVPEVDLAVAGRGSEGRAAAARAVAAACEEHGFFKVTGHGVPAELLARVENAAAAFFALSQRDKEAAMSAATPGSPFGYATPGSPFGYASKRIGNNGDLGWVEYLLLGVTAATGGPLSVPEGVVPSASLCSFRDLLNEYTEVVRRMTCQVLELMAEGLGMDDRDAFTRLVLHKESDSMLRVNHYPPRPELKLLQQHGGGGRVTGFGEHTDPQIISVLRSNATSGLEIALRDGAWVSVPPDHTSFFVNVGDALQVLTNGRFRSVRHRVMVNSARPRVSVIFFGGPPPRETLAPLPQLVGEGGRSRYREFTWREYKASAYRTKLAANRLCHFETTS